A stretch of Primulina tabacum isolate GXHZ01 chromosome 13, ASM2559414v2, whole genome shotgun sequence DNA encodes these proteins:
- the LOC142522811 gene encoding LOW QUALITY PROTEIN: berberine bridge enzyme-like 21 (The sequence of the model RefSeq protein was modified relative to this genomic sequence to represent the inferred CDS: inserted 2 bases in 1 codon), which translates to MDHKGIRSATRMRKRSPYLFLVLSMFLNYAAFSTADSVYDSFVQCFSKNKIPHSEITNIIYSPTNPSFTKILEDYVRNRRFNLSTTPKPNIIVTPTTQLHVSAAVLCSKKLGIQLKIRSGGHDYEGISYVSTKDTFVILDMFNFRTIDVNIKDETAWVQSGAQLGELYYRIWQKSKXSTLFPAGVCPTVGAGGHISGAGYGNLLRKYGLTVDHMIDAQIVDANGRVLDRASMGEDLFWAIRGGGGASFGVILAYKIKLVPVPPVVTVFRVERFQNDTAIDTVFQYQQIAEKMDNDLFIRVLLQPITRNKVRSVRATFIGLFLGNSARLVSVTGSQFPVLGLKQSDCKEMSWIDSVLYWANFDNTTAPSALLSRVPDSVNFLKRKSDYVKTPISKSGLESLFKKMVNIGKVGLVFNSYGGRMSEIPESETPFPHRAGNIFKIQYSVNWDEGGEEADKNYIDQSRQLYSFMKPFVSNNPREAYLNYRDLDIGTTDNGKNSYSQGKVYGKKYFKKNFDRLVKIKTRVDPDNVFRNEQSIPTLPVRGRKSKG; encoded by the exons ATGGATCACAAAGGCATTCGTTCCGCGACTAGAATGAGGAAACGTAGTCCATATCTCTTCCTTGTCCTCTCCATGTTTCTCAATTATGCTGCATTTTCAACTGCAGATTCTGTTTATGATTCGTTCGTTCAGTGCTTCTCGAAAAACAAAATCCCACATTCCGAGATCACCAACATAATATACAGCCCCACAAATCCATCGTTCACAAAAATTCTTGAAGATTATGTCAGGAACCGCCGGTTTAATTTGTCAACCACCCCAAAGCCGAACATAATCGTCACTCCTACGACCCAATTACATGTCAGCGCCGCCGTTTTGTGCTCCAAGAAACTGGGCATCCAACTCAAGATCCGGAGTGGCGGCCATGATTACGAGGGTATTTCGTACGTGTCGACTAAGGATACTTTTGTGATCCTCGACATGTTCAATTTCAGGACGATTGATGTCAACATCAAGGATGAAACCGCGTGGGTTCAATCCGGTGCGCAGCTTGGGGAATTGTATTACAGAATCTGGCAAAAGAGCAA GTCCACGCTTTTCCCTGCCGGAGTTTGCCCGACGGTCGGCGCAGGAGGACACATCAGTGGCGCAGGATACGGAAACTTGCTGCGGAAATACGGCCTTACAGTTGATCACATGATCGACGCACAAATAGTCGATGCTAATGGCAGAGTTCTGGACAGAGCATCCATGGGGGAGGATCTTTTCTGGGCAATCCGCGGTGGTGGAGGCGCCAGTTTTGGAGTAATCTTGGCGTACAAGATTAAACTAGTTCCTGTTCCACCGGTTGTCACCGTTTTTAGGGTGGAAAGATTCCAGAACGATACTGCAATAGACACTGTTTTTCAATACCAACAAATTGCAGAAAAGATGGACAACGATCTATTCATCAGAGTGCTGCTACAGCCAATTACCAGGAACAAAGTTAGAAGCGTTCGAGCAACGTTCATCGGTTTGTTCTTGGGAAATTCAGCCCGATTAGTATCAGTCACGGGTTCTCAATTCCCTGTATTGGGGTTGAAACAATCCGATTGTAAGGAAATGTCCTGGATCGATTCAGTCCTGTACTGGGCCAATTTCGACAACACAACTGCCCCCAGTGCGTTACTCAGCAGAGTCCCTGACTCGGTCAATTTCCTGAAACGCAAATCAGATTATGTGAAAACCCCGATTTCCAAATCCGGGCTCGAATCACTATTCAAGAAAATGGTAAACATCGGGAAAGTCGGCCTGGTTTTCAACTCATACGGCGGAAGAATGAGCGAAATCCCTGAATCAGAAACACCTTTTCCACACAGAGCAGGAAACATCTTCAAAATCCAGTATTCCGTGAATTGGGACGAAGGAGGTGAAGAGGCAGACAAGAACTACATCGATCAAAGTAGGCAACTGTACAGTTTCATGAagccatttgtatccaacaatCCCCGAGAAGCTTACCTGAATTACAGAGACTTGGACATCGGCACCACCGACAACGGTAAAAACAGCTATAGCCAGGGAAAAGTATAcgggaagaaatatttcaagaaaaactTCGACAGATTGGTGAAAATCAAGACTCGGGTGGACCCAGACAACGTTTTCAGGAACGAACAGAGCATACCGACTCTGCCCGTTAGAGGAAGAAAGTCAAAAGGCTGA